The Pseudanabaena galeata CCNP1313 genome includes a region encoding these proteins:
- a CDS encoding NADH dehydrogenase subunit K, whose amino-acid sequence MKSENVGLDFSIEEQTQRLINPAATPQVTQDLSNNVVLTTLNDLYNWSRMSSLWPMLYGTSCCFIEFAAMIGSRFDFDRFGLLPRSSPRQADLIITAGTVTMKMAPALVRLYEQMQEPKYVIAMGACTITGGMFSTDSYTTVRGVDKLIPVDVYIPGCPPRPEAIMDAIIKLRKKIGTEGFKERATLDRTHRYYAVKHEMKVVSPILTGQYLEMPSRMAPPKELVESGIPLPALQMAQKEVETVGR is encoded by the coding sequence ATGAAATCCGAAAACGTTGGTCTGGACTTCAGCATCGAAGAACAAACACAACGCCTCATTAATCCCGCCGCTACACCACAAGTCACCCAAGACTTATCTAATAATGTCGTTTTGACCACCCTCAACGACCTTTACAACTGGTCGAGAATGTCTAGCCTCTGGCCGATGCTCTACGGTACTAGCTGCTGCTTCATTGAGTTTGCTGCCATGATTGGCTCCAGATTTGACTTTGATCGCTTTGGTCTACTGCCCCGTTCTAGCCCCCGTCAAGCTGACTTGATCATCACCGCAGGGACAGTCACCATGAAAATGGCTCCTGCGCTAGTGCGTCTCTATGAGCAAATGCAAGAACCGAAATATGTAATCGCCATGGGCGCTTGCACGATCACAGGTGGCATGTTTAGCACCGATTCCTACACCACAGTGCGCGGTGTGGATAAGCTGATTCCCGTTGATGTGTATATCCCAGGGTGTCCTCCTCGTCCTGAAGCAATTATGGACGCGATCATCAAGTTGCGTAAAAAAATCGGCACTGAAGGATTTAAAGAAAGAGCTACTCTTGATCGCACTCATCGCTACTATGCGGTAAAGCATGAAATGAAGGTAGTTAGCCCAATTTTGACTGGACAATATCTAGAAATGCCTAGCCGTATGGCTCCACCTAAGGAATTAGTTGAGTCTGGCATTCCTCTGCCCGCTTTGCAAATGGCTCAGAAGGAGGTAGAAACCGTTGGCAGATAA
- the ndhC gene encoding NADH-quinone oxidoreductase subunit A, translating into MLVLSGYEYLLVFIIVCTLVPLSGLALSALLSPKQSGAAGRTTYESGCEPIGGAWIQFNIRYYMFALAFVIFDVETVFLYPWAVAFSKLGLLAFVEALIFISILVLGLVYAWRKGALEWS; encoded by the coding sequence ATTTTGGTTTTAAGCGGATACGAATACTTACTGGTATTCATCATCGTTTGTACGCTTGTCCCCCTATCGGGGCTAGCATTATCTGCTCTATTAAGCCCAAAACAGTCTGGAGCCGCAGGTCGTACCACCTACGAGTCTGGCTGTGAACCCATTGGGGGAGCTTGGATACAGTTTAATATTCGTTATTATATGTTTGCACTCGCCTTCGTTATCTTTGACGTAGAAACGGTATTTTTATACCCTTGGGCAGTCGCATTTAGTAAACTAGGATTACTTGCTTTTGTGGAAGCATTAATCTTTATTAGCATTCTTGTATTAGGTCTAGTCTACGCTTGGAGAAAAGGAGCCTTAGAATGGTCATGA